DNA from Synergistaceae bacterium:
ACGGGGAGACAGGGTTGCCGTGAAGCATCCGCTGACGACAGGCGAGAATGGAATGTCCGTGGTGGGGACAGTGCTCAAAGCTGTTTCGGGCAAAGACGTAATGTTTTCCGTTGACAGTGGATTCGAGATTTCCGAGGACGGAACAATTCTCACCGCCGCCATAGACGGACATCTTTTGCGAAGGGACAGAAAATTATCGATCCGGCCGGAACTAGAGGTCAAGGGCGACGTGGATTTCAGCGCCGGTAACATCCACTTCATGGGAAGCGTGAAAATTTTGGGAGCGGTGCGAGATGGATTTGAAGTCATCGCATCAGGCAACATCGACATCAAGGATATGGTGGAGGGCGCCCACGTGGAAAGCTCTGGCGACGTGATCATCCACGGCGGGGTTCGCGGCATGGGGAAGGGACGCATCATCGCCGCCGGAAAGATCGTGGCGGGTTTCGTGGACCAGGCCTATATGCGCAGTGCGGATATCGAGGTTAAGAAATCAATCTTTCACAGCGACGTGGCGGCCCAACGCAGCGTAACGGTGTTGGGAGGACAGAAGTCCCAAATCGCGGGAGGAAAGATTCAGGCCGGCCTGGAGGTGAAGTGTCAGACTCTGGGCAGTGAAATGGAAACGAAAACGGAGGTCGTGGTCGGCATCCCCCCCGAACAATCCGAACGACGCAAGGAGTTGCAGACCTTGATCGCCCAGTACAAGGAGAACATCGAAAAGCTGGATACCCGTTTGGAGTATTTGAGGAAACAGGAGCTGACCTCCACTTTGGATACGGGAAAACGTGCCATGATGCTCGGCGCCATCAAATCCCAGTTCCAGATTCAGGCAGCTCTGAACTCCATGATAGCAGAGTTGAAAGAGATAGAGGAGCGCCTGGAACGCACTAAATCCCAAGGCGTGGTGAGGGTGAAGGGCACCTGTTATCCAGGCGTCGTCATCACAATCAGGGGCTTCTCTTATGTGGTGAAGAAGCCATTCCAATATTCGTCTTTTGTCTTCGACGAGGGAGAGATCCGTTTCAGGTCCTTCGAATAATGGTGAGAGGCCATTTGCGAAAAAATTTTTAGGGGACCCGAGGGGGAATTTGTATGCTTCAACCCGTCAATCTTCAACTCGCTCATTTCAATATCGAGCACAGCGCGCAAATCTCCAGGGACGCTATTGCTGCGGCCCAACAGACTGGGCAGGGTCAGGAGGTGGCGCAGGAAAGCGTGAGGCGGACCCAAATGGTACAAGCAGGGCTCGCCGCGGCGGAGGTACGGAAGGTGAAACGCAAAGAGGAAGAGGAACGAGAACGCCGCCGAGAAGAGGAGCGACAGTCTTTTTCTGAGGAGCCGGATTCTTCCGAGGCAAGCCTTGGAGCGGTGATTGAGCAAGAAAATCACCCGAAAACATCTCCAAAGAGCTTCGATTTTTACGCGTAACTGGACCCCGTTGAGAGGGGCTATCGTTTTGGAGGTGTCGTTTTGACGGTATCCAGCAACAGTTTAGGTTATATTATAGTGGACGGGGCGGAGGGACTCTTTCGCGGGGCCTCTTTAGTGGTGGATTTCCGCGGTATTCCAATGGACTTCCGGTACACGGACCCCATCCGGCCCACACGCCTTGAACGCATTCTGTACGGCAACGCTCTGGAAGTCTACCTGAGGGAGGAACTTATCCTGGAGAGCCTAATCGGCGCGGTGGAAACAAAACCTTCCCTTTGGGTCTGCCGGGAAGCCGGCCTTTTAGCCCCTTTGAAGACCGTTACGAAGGGTAAAGTCTTGTTTCTCGCGCCTTCGAACCGGCCTCCCTTGGACGTCGCTGGCAACGTGGAAAGCGGAGGAGAGACCGGTGTCTACATGATTCAAGCCGATTCCGTCAGCGCTCCGCTGCGGGTGATGTTTCCCGAACACACGAAAGAGGACGAGGTCAAACAAACCGCCGGAGTGCTGGTGGAGGCGGCAAAGACTATGGAAATGTTCGAGCCCTTCGGCCGCATTCAAAAGGCTCTTTCTTCTTTGGGAGAAGACTAGAGAGCAAATAAAAAGCGGAGTGGAGAATCAACGGTGATCACACAGGACCTGAAGAATTATTTCAGCCGGCATTTTCTAGGCAAAGTAAAGGTGAATCGTCTGTCGCCCGCTTTGACTTTTCCTCAAGTTTACGCCTTGAAGCGTCGCGTGGAGACGCATCCGATCCGCACGCAAATGAGGGTAACGGGGGCCGGTCTTCTGACTCTGGGAAATATCGCTTGTTCGAGCCGGGGTTTTCGTTTCCCGAACCAGTGGGTGAAGGCGAAAGGATCGGCGATCGCGAAATACGTCCCAGAGAAGATGCGGGTGCGCGCCATGCCTAAATTACAGATGAAAGTTAAGACGCGCGACGGCACGAAAAGAGCGGCGGTTCTGCCTCAAGAACGTTCCAACAGACTGCAATGGCAGACCATGAAACCCAAGAAAGAGGGAGAAATGCTCTTGGCTTGGTACGGCCCCATCATCGAGGAGGCCATCGTAAAAATGACTTTGAACAAACAGTATGGAACGTTGTTAATCTGGTATAATCCCACAAGTAGGCACTTTGAATCTAGAGGAATC
Protein-coding regions in this window:
- a CDS encoding FapA family protein, which encodes MTEDVLKLEADAEGIWISALTDELTLAAVTAFLRANGVRKYEQKAVAEFVEQKSRTPKKIAKRNDVEEKNALVVVQLSKDQMSASVVVEPPFFTKPWPSEQEIEESLSRKNVVFGIDKEAIEQLIKLKLAYEPIIVAHGQVPKNGKNARIEMLIDPDQAPVVDQEAQKIDHRTRSAVVSVRRGDRVAVKHPLTTGENGMSVVGTVLKAVSGKDVMFSVDSGFEISEDGTILTAAIDGHLLRRDRKLSIRPELEVKGDVDFSAGNIHFMGSVKILGAVRDGFEVIASGNIDIKDMVEGAHVESSGDVIIHGGVRGMGKGRIIAAGKIVAGFVDQAYMRSADIEVKKSIFHSDVAAQRSVTVLGGQKSQIAGGKIQAGLEVKCQTLGSEMETKTEVVVGIPPEQSERRKELQTLIAQYKENIEKLDTRLEYLRKQELTSTLDTGKRAMMLGAIKSQFQIQAALNSMIAELKEIEERLERTKSQGVVRVKGTCYPGVVITIRGFSYVVKKPFQYSSFVFDEGEIRFRSFE